From a single Mobula birostris isolate sMobBir1 chromosome 13, sMobBir1.hap1, whole genome shotgun sequence genomic region:
- the LOC140208296 gene encoding probable G-protein coupled receptor 139 translates to MLEIFYRVRKIWFMVIAVIGVPVNLVAIVILSRGKCGLSTCTTRYLVAMATADLLTIIFAVIFWRVSYYYFPGTFLDITPVCSVISALGQAATDCSVWFTVMFTSDRFVAICCQKRKAKYYTGKTAAVVLTTTGVSLCFKSVPYFFRYRPVKVIDNIPWDCIIKPGSFTDPRWVGYRWFSKVLTPLLPVVLILLFNALTVRHILVTSQVRKRLRGQSKAENRSDPEMESRRRSVILLLTISGSFIVLWSVSVAEFLYYIVAGLDQNNYSDSEYIFQHTGYMLMILSCCTNTFIYGVTQSQFREQFISAATYPLTSIILLINKQAI, encoded by the exons ATGCTTGAAATATTTTACCGTGTGAGAAAGATATGGTTCATGGTCATTGCCGTCATTGGTGTTCCTG tgaatttagtggcgattgtgatcctgtcccgtggAAAGTGCGGCCTttccacctgcaccactcgctacctggtggccatggcaacggCGGATCTGTTAACCATCATCTTTGCCGTCATATTTTGGCGGGTcagttattattacttccccggaactttcctggacatcacgCCCGTGTGTAGTGTGATCTCTGCCCTGGGACAggcagccacagactgttctgtctggttcactgtcATGTTTACCTCTGATCGGTTCGTCGCCATCTGTTGTCAGAAACGGAAAGCAAAGTATTACACCGGGAAAACCGCGGCTGTGGTTTTGACAACAACCGGCGTTTCACTCTGTTTTAAAAGTGTGCCCTACTTCTTTCGATATCGTCCTGTGAAAGTGATTGacaatataccctgggactgtattATAAAGCCCGGCTCCTTTACCGATCCCAGGTGGGTGGGATATAGATGGTTCTCTAAAGTTCTAACGCCATTACTCCCGGTCGTGTTAATACTCCTGTTCAACGcgctgacagtcagacacattttagtgaccaGTCAGGTCCGTAAGCGGCTGAGGGGGCAGAGtaaggcggagaaccgcagtgacccggagatggagagcaggaggaggtctgtgatcttacttctcaccatctccggcagcttcatcgtcctgtggtcggtgagtgttgccgaattcCTTTATTATATCGTTgccggattggatcagaataatTACAGCGATTCGGAATACATATTTCAACACACCGGatacatgctgatgatattaagttgctgcacaaacacgtttatttatggggtaacCCAGTCCCAGTTCAGAGAGCAATTCATCAGCGCAGCGACATATCCGCTCACGTCAATTATTCTATTAATTAATAAACAAGCTATCTAA